A window of Staphylococcus sp. 17KM0847 contains these coding sequences:
- the smc gene encoding chromosome segregation protein SMC, with translation MVYLKSIDAHGFKSFAEPTQIQFDKGVTAIVGPNGSGKSNITDAIKWVLGEQSARSLRGSKMEDIIFSGAEHRNAQNYAEVQLKLDNHQRLLNIDTDEVTVTRRLYRSGESAFYLNNHKQRLKDITELFLDSGLGKEAFSIISQGRVDEVLNAKPIERRQIIEESAGVLKYKKRKAASVDKLAQTEDNLTRVEDILHDLEERVEPLREEAAIAKEYLQLSKVLKESDIRVTVNDIQGYRSQIEAYDTQLNDLKSEQANVQSKKTQINRTIKKAKGRRFEIDTQLEQLNAKLIEVTENVEKLTGQYHLIEERQKNQSQTNARIEEEQVHLEQQQMMVEDELAQVKEQLSDLKQQKKALTTAIHSLEVQLKKAQSVSETDVEHLKDEYYQLMTEQSTINNEIRFLTRTIDEHKAKQTRIDSRLTEAHAQLIEAKQHLKDNEAQQKEKQQQLDAVNMRNKDVEQQLKNVQKEQSEAEEKLHQAYRYHDKIKMRIDSLKMREDDLSFFYQGVQAVLKATDTLKGIHGAVAQKIDVPSQYTSAIETALGASMQHIIATDESSARQAIHYLKEKRLGRATFLPLSVVRAKKIDSRVVQLARQHTGFIAVAHEVVETDEKYQPIIEHLLGRTLIVENLKQANEVARSINYKVRIVTLEGDIVNPGGSMTGGGTAQRQSLLRQKDEVQQLEQQLIDYMEKTKQLEQFCIAKKQEQAAYSDDYVKLQQQYNHLKHTLHDLTLSHDRYRETIERLTQEYDAFEFEKNDGYESAKGEATLSEKEQRKAEIEIQLQAINEQIKQASAQSKEGKEQLTEYQQKLHQKQSDLAVINERLRTQQQTEKRIVKTQQQVLEQYKKLEEQLALINSDEVNDVSALDKIEHHINEKQQEKSQLLDTQSHLREQRQSSESLIESNEQALETAHQQILSLDQQYQEIKGAQSRLDVLIGHALQHLETRYHITFECAVSAYPITTEDIEQLRQEVKLTQMSIDELGHVNLNAIEQFEEVNARYTFLSEQRQDLREAKTTLEQLIEEMDQEVVTRFRSTFHAIQTHFEEVFRTLFGGGQAALILTDKDYLSAGVEIKVQPPGKKLQHLSLLSGGERALSAIALLFAMLKVRSAPFVILDEVEAALDEANVIRYAQYLKTLSQETQFIVITHRKGTMEMCDRLYGVTMQELGVSKLVSVNLNTIDEVMKEEH, from the coding sequence ATGGTGTATTTAAAGTCTATTGATGCACATGGATTTAAATCATTTGCAGAACCAACACAAATCCAATTTGATAAGGGTGTCACGGCAATTGTTGGTCCTAACGGCAGTGGGAAAAGTAACATCACTGATGCAATTAAATGGGTACTTGGTGAACAGTCAGCACGTTCATTGCGTGGAAGCAAAATGGAAGATATTATCTTTTCTGGTGCTGAACATCGCAATGCACAAAATTATGCCGAAGTACAATTAAAACTTGATAATCATCAACGCTTGTTAAATATTGATACCGATGAAGTCACTGTGACACGTAGGTTATATCGAAGTGGTGAAAGCGCATTTTACTTAAATAATCATAAGCAGCGTCTCAAAGATATTACAGAACTATTTTTAGACTCGGGTCTAGGTAAAGAGGCATTTAGCATTATATCTCAAGGTCGTGTAGATGAAGTTTTAAATGCTAAGCCGATTGAACGTCGTCAAATCATTGAAGAATCAGCGGGTGTTCTGAAGTATAAAAAGCGAAAAGCAGCATCTGTTGATAAACTTGCGCAAACGGAGGATAACCTGACACGTGTTGAAGACATTTTGCATGACTTAGAAGAACGTGTCGAACCTCTAAGAGAAGAAGCTGCAATTGCGAAAGAGTATTTACAATTATCTAAAGTATTAAAAGAAAGCGACATCCGTGTTACCGTAAATGATATTCAAGGATACCGTTCACAAATCGAAGCCTATGATACACAGCTGAATGATTTGAAAAGTGAACAAGCAAATGTGCAAAGTAAAAAAACACAAATTAACAGAACGATAAAAAAAGCCAAAGGTAGACGTTTTGAAATTGATACACAATTAGAACAGTTGAATGCCAAACTTATTGAAGTGACTGAAAATGTTGAGAAGCTAACGGGTCAATATCATCTTATAGAAGAGCGTCAAAAAAACCAGTCGCAGACAAATGCACGTATTGAAGAAGAGCAAGTGCATTTAGAACAGCAACAAATGATGGTTGAAGATGAATTAGCACAAGTGAAAGAGCAGTTGTCAGATTTGAAACAGCAAAAAAAAGCATTAACCACAGCAATTCATAGTTTAGAGGTTCAACTTAAAAAAGCGCAAAGTGTATCAGAAACAGATGTAGAGCATTTAAAAGATGAATATTATCAATTAATGACAGAGCAGTCGACTATAAATAATGAAATTCGTTTTCTAACACGTACAATTGATGAACATAAAGCGAAACAAACACGTATTGATTCGCGATTGACAGAAGCACATGCACAATTGATAGAAGCAAAGCAGCATTTAAAAGATAATGAGGCACAACAAAAAGAAAAACAACAACAACTTGATGCTGTAAATATGAGAAATAAAGATGTGGAACAACAGCTTAAAAATGTTCAGAAAGAACAATCAGAAGCAGAAGAAAAACTGCATCAGGCTTATCGTTACCATGATAAAATAAAAATGCGAATTGATAGTTTGAAAATGCGAGAAGATGATTTAAGTTTCTTTTATCAAGGCGTACAAGCTGTATTAAAAGCAACAGATACGTTAAAAGGTATTCATGGAGCAGTTGCACAAAAAATAGACGTTCCATCGCAATATACATCAGCAATAGAGACAGCACTAGGTGCAAGTATGCAACATATTATTGCGACAGATGAGTCATCAGCACGTCAAGCGATTCACTATCTAAAAGAGAAACGTCTCGGAAGAGCAACATTCCTACCATTATCCGTTGTACGAGCCAAAAAAATAGATTCGAGAGTCGTTCAGCTCGCACGTCAGCATACAGGATTTATCGCAGTGGCGCATGAAGTCGTTGAAACAGACGAGAAGTATCAACCTATTATTGAACATTTACTCGGACGTACACTCATTGTTGAGAACTTAAAACAAGCAAATGAAGTAGCGAGAAGTATCAACTATAAAGTACGCATTGTGACCTTGGAAGGTGATATTGTAAATCCGGGGGGCTCTATGACAGGTGGTGGTACAGCGCAGCGCCAATCACTATTACGTCAAAAAGATGAAGTGCAGCAGTTAGAGCAACAGTTGATAGACTATATGGAAAAAACGAAGCAGCTTGAACAATTTTGTATCGCCAAAAAGCAAGAGCAAGCCGCTTATAGTGACGATTATGTAAAATTACAGCAACAATATAATCATCTCAAACATACATTGCATGATTTGACGCTATCACATGATCGTTATCGTGAAACCATTGAGCGCTTGACACAAGAGTATGATGCTTTTGAATTTGAAAAAAATGATGGCTATGAAAGTGCAAAAGGGGAAGCTACGCTATCCGAAAAAGAACAGCGTAAAGCTGAAATTGAAATACAGCTACAAGCCATCAATGAACAAATAAAGCAAGCATCGGCACAGAGCAAAGAAGGTAAAGAACAGCTGACAGAATATCAGCAAAAACTACATCAAAAGCAATCTGACTTAGCTGTTATCAATGAACGTTTACGCACGCAACAGCAAACAGAAAAGCGCATAGTCAAAACACAGCAACAAGTTTTAGAACAGTACAAAAAGTTAGAAGAACAATTAGCGTTAATTAATTCAGATGAAGTGAATGATGTGTCAGCACTGGATAAGATTGAACATCATATTAACGAAAAACAACAAGAAAAAAGTCAATTACTCGATACACAATCACATCTTCGAGAACAACGTCAATCGTCTGAAAGTTTAATTGAGTCTAATGAACAAGCACTGGAAACTGCACATCAACAAATATTATCATTAGATCAACAATATCAAGAAATTAAAGGTGCACAGTCCCGCTTGGATGTGCTAATTGGTCATGCATTACAACACCTTGAAACACGTTACCATATTACATTTGAATGTGCCGTTTCAGCCTATCCGATAACAACAGAGGACATAGAGCAATTGAGACAAGAAGTGAAATTAACACAGATGTCCATTGATGAATTAGGTCATGTCAATTTGAATGCCATTGAACAGTTTGAAGAAGTGAATGCGCGCTATACATTTTTAAGTGAACAGCGTCAAGATTTACGTGAAGCCAAGACTACACTCGAACAGTTGATTGAAGAAATGGATCAAGAAGTGGTTACACGATTTCGTTCAACATTCCACGCCATACAAACACACTTTGAAGAAGTATTTCGTACGCTTTTTGGTGGAGGACAAGCAGCGTTAATTTTAACAGATAAAGATTACTTGTCTGCGGGTGTGGAGATTAAAGTACAGCCTCCCGGTAAAAAATTACAGCATTTATCACTATTAAGTGGTGGAGAGCGTGCATTAAGTGCAATTGCTTTATTATTTGCTATGTTAAAGGTTCGATCAGCACCATTTGTTATTTTAGATGAGGTAGAAGCCGCTCTGGATGAAGCCAATGTTATACGCTATGCACAGTATTTAAAAACATTATCACAAGAAACACAATTTATTGTCATTACACATCGCAAAGGAACGATGGAAATGTGTGATCGTCTTTATGGTGTAACGATGCAGGAGCTAGGTGTATCTAAGCTCGTAAGTGTGAACTTGAATACGATCGATGAAGTGATGAAGGAGGAGCATTAA
- the ftsY gene encoding signal recognition particle-docking protein FtsY, whose amino-acid sequence MSFFKRLKDKFAKTERETKEDKVDIQEDVGSDEQAETLISEGEQQDVHLQENEIDTQETSWDDDLISIEEFEEIESQKIGAKFRDGLEKSRENFQNQLNNLLAHYRKVDEDFFEALEEMLIQADVGFNTVMTLVDELRMEAKRRNITETTDLREAIVEKIVEIYHQEDDQSETMSIEEGRLNVILMVGVNGVGKTTTIGKLAHRYKAQGKKVMLAAGDTFRAGAIDQLEVWGERVGVEVVRQGEGADPAAVMYDAMNAAKNKGADILICDTAGRLQNKQNLMNELEKVKRVIGRSLPEAPHEVLLCLDATTGQNALAQAKAFKEVTDVTGIVLTKLDGTAKGGIVLAIRNELHIPVKYVGLGEQLDDLQPFDAESYVYGLFADMIEESVPEDQKSEDIQDEA is encoded by the coding sequence ATGAGTTTTTTTAAGCGTTTAAAAGATAAATTTGCAAAGACAGAAAGAGAAACAAAGGAAGATAAGGTAGATATTCAAGAAGATGTTGGCTCAGATGAGCAAGCGGAAACATTAATTTCGGAGGGGGAACAACAAGACGTTCACTTGCAAGAGAATGAAATAGATACGCAAGAGACAAGTTGGGACGATGATTTAATATCTATTGAAGAGTTTGAGGAAATAGAATCTCAAAAAATTGGTGCAAAATTTCGCGATGGACTTGAGAAATCACGTGAAAACTTCCAAAACCAATTAAATAATCTGCTCGCACATTATCGTAAAGTAGACGAAGATTTCTTTGAAGCGTTGGAAGAAATGCTCATTCAAGCAGATGTTGGTTTTAATACTGTAATGACGCTTGTTGATGAATTACGCATGGAAGCAAAACGACGTAATATCACAGAAACTACAGATTTACGTGAAGCTATTGTTGAAAAAATTGTTGAGATTTATCATCAAGAAGATGATCAATCAGAAACGATGTCCATTGAAGAGGGGCGTCTAAATGTTATTTTAATGGTAGGTGTAAATGGTGTTGGTAAAACGACAACGATCGGTAAATTAGCACACCGCTATAAAGCGCAAGGAAAAAAAGTAATGCTTGCAGCTGGTGATACGTTCCGTGCAGGTGCGATAGATCAATTAGAAGTATGGGGCGAACGTGTAGGCGTTGAGGTTGTGCGTCAAGGCGAGGGTGCAGATCCTGCAGCTGTGATGTATGATGCGATGAATGCAGCAAAAAATAAAGGTGCTGATATTTTAATTTGTGATACAGCAGGACGTCTACAAAATAAACAAAACTTAATGAACGAACTTGAAAAAGTAAAACGTGTGATTGGACGTTCTTTGCCTGAAGCACCACATGAAGTTTTACTTTGCTTAGATGCGACAACAGGTCAAAATGCACTCGCTCAGGCGAAAGCATTTAAGGAAGTGACTGATGTGACAGGAATTGTATTAACGAAGTTGGATGGGACTGCTAAAGGAGGTATTGTATTAGCGATTCGCAATGAGCTACATATTCCGGTGAAATACGTTGGACTCGGTGAACAGTTAGATGATCTCCAACCATTTGATGCAGAAAGTTATGTATATGGCCTGTTTGCAGATATGATTGAAGAAAGTGTACCTGAAGATCAAAAATCTGAAGACATACAAGATGAGGCTTAG
- the rplS gene encoding 50S ribosomal protein L19, with amino-acid sequence MTNHKLIEAVTKSQLRDDIPSFRPGDTLRVHVRIVEGTRERIQVFEGVVIKRRGGGISETFTVRKISSGVGVERTFPVHTPKIEKIEVKRRGKVRRAKLYYLRSLRGKAARIQEIR; translated from the coding sequence ATGACAAACCACAAATTAATCGAAGCAGTAACAAAATCACAATTACGTGATGATATCCCATCATTCCGTCCGGGTGATACTTTACGTGTACACGTGCGTATCGTAGAGGGCACACGTGAACGTATCCAAGTATTCGAAGGTGTTGTAATCAAACGTCGTGGTGGCGGTATTTCAGAAACTTTCACAGTTCGTAAAATTTCTTCAGGTGTAGGTGTTGAACGTACATTCCCAGTACACACACCAAAAATCGAGAAAATCGAAGTGAAACGCCGTGGTAAAGTACGTCGTGCGAAACTTTATTACTTACGTAGCTTACGTGGTAAAGCAGCACGTATCCAAGAAATTCGTTAA
- the trmD gene encoding tRNA (guanosine(37)-N1)-methyltransferase TrmD produces MRIDYLTLFPEMFEGVLNQSILKRARDKGLLKTQTVNFRDYAHNKHNQVDDYPFGGGQGMVLKPEPIFNAMRQLDTTPQTRVILMTPQGQPFNQKRAESLARAEHLVFICGHYEGYDERIREALVTDEVSVGDYVLTGGELPAMVMTDAIVRLIPDVLGNHVSHEDDSFSSGLLEYPQYTRPRAFEGLEVPEVLLSGNHAHIEQWRHEQSLYRTYLKRPDLLENYPLTDEDKKILERYKR; encoded by the coding sequence ATGAGAATCGATTACTTAACGTTGTTTCCAGAAATGTTTGAAGGTGTGTTGAATCAATCTATTTTAAAACGTGCGAGAGATAAAGGTTTGTTAAAGACACAGACAGTCAACTTTCGAGATTACGCGCATAATAAACATAATCAAGTAGATGATTATCCTTTTGGTGGGGGACAAGGAATGGTATTGAAGCCAGAACCGATATTTAATGCCATGCGTCAACTGGATACGACACCACAGACACGTGTCATCTTAATGACACCACAAGGGCAACCATTTAACCAAAAACGAGCAGAATCACTGGCTCGTGCGGAACATCTCGTGTTTATCTGTGGCCATTATGAAGGGTACGATGAGCGTATCCGTGAAGCACTTGTTACAGATGAGGTTTCGGTGGGAGATTATGTATTGACGGGTGGCGAGCTGCCAGCGATGGTCATGACAGATGCGATTGTACGGTTAATTCCTGACGTACTAGGCAATCATGTATCTCATGAAGATGATTCATTTTCAAGTGGTTTATTGGAGTACCCGCAATATACACGACCACGAGCATTTGAAGGATTAGAAGTACCTGAAGTTTTATTATCAGGCAACCATGCCCATATTGAACAATGGCGACACGAACAATCATTGTATCGCACATATCTTAAAAGACCAGATCTATTAGAAAATTATCCACTAACAGATGAAGATAAAAAAATATTAGAACGTTACAAAAGATAA
- the ffh gene encoding signal recognition particle protein: protein MAFEGLSDRLQATMQKIKGKGKVTEADIKAMMREVRLALLEADVNFKVVKNFIKTVSERALGSDVMKSLTPGQQVIKIVQEELTELMGGDNSTITMAKKPPTVVMMVGLQGAGKTTTAGKLALLMRKKYNKKPLLVAADIYRPAAIKQLQTVGKQIDIPVYTEGDQVKPQQIVNNALKHAKEEHLDFVIIDTAGRLHIDEALMNELQEVKEIAKPDEIMLVVDAMTGQDAVNVAESFDQQLDVTGVTLTKLDGDTRGGAALSIRAVTQKPIKFVGMSEKLDGLELFHPERMASRILGMGDVLSLIEKAQQDVDEEKAKDLEKKMRTSSFTLDDFLEQLDQVKNLGPLDDIMKMIPGMNKVKGLDKLNMNEKQLDHIKAIIQSMTREERENPEKLNVSRKRRIAKGSGRSLQEVNRLLKQFNDMKKMMKQFTGGGKGKKGKQGQLQNMLKGMNLPF, encoded by the coding sequence ATGGCATTTGAAGGACTATCGGATCGTCTGCAAGCGACAATGCAGAAAATTAAAGGTAAAGGTAAAGTCACAGAAGCAGATATTAAAGCGATGATGCGTGAAGTACGCTTAGCACTGTTAGAAGCTGATGTTAACTTTAAAGTTGTTAAAAACTTTATTAAAACCGTTTCGGAACGTGCATTAGGCTCAGATGTTATGAAATCATTAACCCCGGGGCAACAAGTGATTAAAATTGTTCAAGAAGAGCTCACGGAGTTAATGGGTGGAGATAATAGTACGATTACTATGGCGAAAAAGCCACCGACTGTTGTCATGATGGTCGGCTTACAAGGTGCGGGTAAAACAACAACAGCAGGTAAGCTCGCTTTGTTAATGCGTAAAAAATATAACAAAAAACCATTGCTCGTTGCAGCAGATATTTATCGACCAGCAGCGATTAAACAATTACAAACAGTGGGAAAACAAATTGATATCCCTGTCTATACAGAAGGAGATCAAGTCAAACCACAACAAATTGTAAACAATGCTTTAAAACACGCTAAAGAAGAGCATTTAGATTTTGTGATAATTGATACAGCAGGACGTTTGCATATCGATGAGGCATTGATGAATGAACTGCAAGAAGTAAAAGAAATTGCTAAGCCAGATGAGATTATGCTTGTTGTGGATGCAATGACAGGTCAAGATGCTGTTAATGTTGCAGAATCATTTGACCAACAATTAGATGTTACAGGTGTTACATTGACCAAATTAGATGGTGATACACGTGGTGGTGCTGCACTTTCTATTCGTGCTGTTACACAAAAGCCAATTAAGTTTGTAGGGATGAGTGAAAAACTAGATGGTTTAGAACTTTTCCATCCCGAACGTATGGCATCACGCATTCTTGGTATGGGTGATGTATTAAGTTTAATTGAAAAAGCACAGCAAGACGTAGATGAAGAAAAGGCGAAAGATTTAGAGAAGAAAATGCGTACATCTTCATTTACATTGGATGACTTTTTAGAACAGTTAGATCAAGTGAAGAACTTAGGTCCACTGGATGATATTATGAAGATGATTCCGGGAATGAATAAGGTAAAAGGGTTAGATAAGCTGAATATGAATGAGAAGCAACTCGATCATATTAAGGCGATTATTCAATCTATGACAAGAGAAGAACGTGAAAACCCAGAAAAACTGAATGTATCAAGAAAACGCCGTATCGCAAAAGGTTCAGGACGTTCATTGCAAGAAGTGAACCGTTTATTAAAGCAATTTAATGATATGAAAAAAATGATGAAGCAATTTACAGGCGGTGGCAAAGGCAAAAAAGGAAAGCAAGGTCAGCTACAAAATATGTTAAAAGGTATGAATTTACCATTTTAG
- the rimM gene encoding ribosome maturation factor RimM (Essential for efficient processing of 16S rRNA): MNVEVGKIVNTHGIKGEVKIQSHSDFTDIRFQPGEVLQTEDKGKMIELVVKSHRIHKGLHMLTFEGYNNINDIEHLKGHQLYQERNHEAIELDEHEYYYSDIIGCTVFDGERPIGRVTEIFETGANDVWVVQGEKEHLIPYIADVVKEVDIESRKIIITPMEGLLNE, encoded by the coding sequence ATGAATGTAGAAGTAGGGAAAATCGTTAACACACACGGTATTAAAGGCGAAGTGAAGATTCAGTCTCATTCTGATTTTACAGATATTCGCTTCCAACCGGGAGAAGTGTTGCAAACAGAAGATAAGGGGAAAATGATAGAACTCGTTGTTAAAAGTCATCGTATACATAAAGGCTTACATATGTTGACATTTGAAGGGTACAATAATATTAATGATATTGAACATTTAAAAGGACATCAACTTTATCAAGAACGTAATCATGAAGCGATAGAGCTTGATGAACATGAATACTATTATTCTGATATTATTGGCTGTACGGTGTTTGATGGTGAACGTCCGATTGGTCGCGTAACAGAGATATTTGAAACAGGTGCGAATGATGTATGGGTTGTTCAAGGTGAAAAAGAACATCTTATTCCATATATTGCTGATGTTGTCAAAGAAGTAGATATTGAGTCACGTAAAATTATAATTACACCGATGGAAGGATTGTTAAATGAATGA
- the rpsP gene encoding 30S ribosomal protein S16: MAVKIRLTRLGSKRNPFYRIVVADARSPRDGRIIEQIGTYNPAAVNAPEVKIDEALALKWLNDGAKPTDTVHNILSREGILKTFDEQKRSK, from the coding sequence ATGGCAGTTAAAATTCGTTTAACACGTTTAGGTTCAAAAAGAAATCCATTCTATCGTATCGTAGTAGCAGATGCACGTTCACCACGTGATGGTCGTATTATCGAGCAAATTGGTACTTACAATCCAGCAGCAGTTAATGCGCCAGAAGTTAAAATTGATGAAGCATTAGCTTTAAAATGGTTAAATGACGGTGCGAAACCAACAGATACAGTACACAACATCTTATCACGTGAAGGTATCTTGAAAACATTTGACGAACAAAAACGTTCAAAATAA
- a CDS encoding putative DNA-binding protein — protein MAENELIKTLRMNYLYDFYQSLLTEKQRNYLKLYYLEDYALSEIADTFDVSRQAVYDNIRRTGDLVEDYEAKLGLYRRFTKRQELYREMRQHIENPKQLLDDIQELEDLE, from the coding sequence ATGGCAGAAAATGAATTAATAAAAACATTGCGCATGAACTATCTATATGATTTTTATCAATCGTTATTAACTGAAAAACAGCGTAACTATTTAAAGCTCTATTATTTGGAAGACTATGCTTTAAGTGAGATAGCAGATACATTTGATGTGAGTCGTCAAGCCGTGTATGATAACATAAGAAGAACGGGTGACTTGGTAGAAGACTATGAAGCAAAATTAGGCCTTTATAGACGATTTACAAAACGTCAAGAACTCTACCGTGAAATGCGCCAACATATTGAGAATCCTAAACAATTACTTGATGATATACAAGAACTAGAAGACTTAGAATGA